The following coding sequences are from one Reyranella humidisoli window:
- a CDS encoding L,D-transpeptidase family protein produces the protein MRLSFTLILAGAALLLLAACGGNQPVPAESAAPPQRDERNAALRAVGVDVPVRGKFVVVNIPSFELVAFENGTPVLRSRVVVGRRATPTPELATAIVAVKFNPSWTPTPAMVRWEGARFMPPGPHNPLGRVLFELDNDQLIFMHDTNDRSYFEKTSRAFSHGCIRVEQARELAGWALDMTRQEIDSSIAAGATRRVPLAAEIPTRLVYRTRFPDAAGRLIDHPDVYGRGTLTQAAGDHQGSENCSGAL, from the coding sequence ATGCGCCTTTCTTTCACACTGATCCTCGCCGGAGCTGCGCTGCTCCTGCTTGCGGCTTGCGGCGGCAACCAGCCGGTGCCCGCCGAGAGCGCGGCGCCGCCGCAGCGCGACGAGAGGAATGCCGCGCTGCGGGCGGTCGGTGTCGATGTCCCGGTCCGTGGCAAGTTCGTCGTGGTGAACATCCCGTCGTTCGAGCTCGTCGCGTTCGAGAACGGCACCCCCGTTCTGCGCAGCCGTGTGGTCGTGGGCAGGCGCGCCACCCCCACGCCCGAGCTGGCGACGGCCATCGTCGCGGTGAAATTCAATCCGTCCTGGACCCCCACGCCCGCGATGGTGCGATGGGAGGGCGCCCGCTTCATGCCGCCCGGGCCGCACAACCCACTCGGCCGGGTGCTCTTCGAACTCGACAACGATCAATTGATCTTCATGCACGATACGAACGACCGGTCGTACTTCGAGAAGACCAGCCGTGCCTTCAGCCATGGATGCATCCGCGTGGAGCAGGCGCGCGAGCTTGCCGGCTGGGCCCTGGATATGACGCGACAGGAAATCGATTCGTCGATTGCCGCAGGCGCGACACGACGTGTGCCACTGGCCGCCGAGATCCCCACGCGCCTCGTCTACCGGACGCGCTTTCCCGATGCCGCGGGGCGGCTGATCGATCATCCGGATGTCTATGGACGCGGCACGCTCACGCAGGCCGCCGGCGATCATCAGGGATCGGAAAACTGTTCCGGCGCGCTTTGA
- a CDS encoding universal stress protein: MNYRTILVSLPPGRANGRLMAASVDLAKRFDAVLLGRAACRPIHCLCHDYPVPAGLFEEDRRQRERHLLEAEADFRTATASLRQPADWSGRSCLEPLADHLAGESAAADLIIAGTAKKGDPFDATRQPDLCDLVMKAGRPVLLLPQSRDPASFDRILVAWKDSREARRAIADALPLLKAATRVTVVTMDAAEDQALARTSVARVANWLARHDIKAETLVVPTMKANASQLLEIARGGDANLIVAGAYGYSREGKWTLGGVTAELLTGERCAFLSH, translated from the coding sequence ATGAACTACCGGACGATACTGGTGTCGTTGCCACCGGGCCGCGCGAACGGACGGCTGATGGCGGCGTCGGTGGATCTGGCGAAGCGCTTCGACGCCGTCCTTCTCGGGCGCGCCGCGTGTCGGCCGATCCATTGCCTTTGCCACGACTATCCCGTTCCCGCCGGCCTTTTCGAAGAGGACCGCCGGCAACGGGAGCGGCATCTGCTGGAAGCGGAGGCGGATTTCCGGACGGCTACCGCAAGCCTGAGGCAGCCGGCCGACTGGAGCGGGCGCAGCTGCCTTGAGCCGCTGGCGGACCATCTTGCGGGAGAGTCGGCCGCCGCCGATCTCATCATCGCGGGAACGGCCAAGAAGGGCGATCCATTCGACGCCACCCGACAGCCCGATCTCTGCGATCTGGTCATGAAGGCGGGCCGACCGGTGCTGCTTCTGCCGCAATCCCGCGACCCGGCGTCTTTCGACCGCATTCTGGTGGCGTGGAAGGACTCGCGGGAGGCCCGGCGGGCGATCGCCGACGCGCTGCCCCTGCTGAAGGCAGCCACCAGAGTGACCGTCGTCACGATGGACGCGGCGGAAGACCAGGCGCTTGCCCGCACCAGCGTCGCGCGCGTGGCCAACTGGCTGGCACGCCATGACATCAAGGCGGAAACCCTGGTCGTTCCCACGATGAAGGCCAACGCGTCGCAACTTCTGGAGATTGCGCGGGGTGGCGATGCCAACCTGATCGTGGCGGGCGCCTACGGATACAGCCGCGAAGGGAAATGGACGCTGGGCGGCGTCACGGCAGAGCTTCTGACGGGAGAGCGATGCGCCTTTCTTTCACACTGA
- a CDS encoding glycine zipper domain-containing protein, translating into MTKDTYGYLGVEPGVLREQLEKLAATLETMVNAESKEALHSADEAARGLLAKARALADKIDVDQAAALARDGRQELERSIRERPWTSVACAAAAGLLLGVLLVRR; encoded by the coding sequence GTGACGAAGGATACCTACGGTTATCTCGGCGTCGAACCGGGTGTGCTGCGCGAGCAGCTGGAGAAGCTGGCGGCGACCCTCGAGACCATGGTGAACGCCGAGAGCAAGGAGGCGCTGCACAGCGCCGACGAGGCCGCCCGCGGTTTGCTGGCCAAGGCCAGGGCGCTCGCCGACAAGATCGATGTGGATCAAGCGGCCGCCCTCGCTCGGGATGGGCGCCAGGAGCTCGAACGGTCGATCCGTGAACGGCCCTGGACGTCGGTGGCCTGCGCCGCGGCTGCCGGCCTGCTGCTGGGTGTCCTGTTGGTGCGCCGGTGA
- a CDS encoding SbmA/BacA-like family transporter: protein MREDAPSAVGRGSLRRFWRTAAGFGIGAGSWLPWLLIGALVVCVIAQLLVQYRLNIWNRDFFDALEQRNGLEIRNQTYLLPQFAAASIALAAFAVWARMTFQRRWRGWLTNRLLELWLDNDNCRRLDAGADEPQLPEYRIAEDARIATDAPIDLVTGLLSSVLTASTFVVVLWTIGGSLPVGPRELGFELPGYLVFASVFYAALTTGMMILVGRRMAHVIERKNQAESELKFAVARLRAAQGDQRAPGAIAQAAPVGFALEEVLRTWASLCGQHVRTTLVSHGNTLLAPIIGLILCVPKYIDRSLSLGEVTQAAAAFAAVQIAFNWLVDNYPRLAEWASSASRVGVLLLAIDRLAVLYPRAAGPAAPRR, encoded by the coding sequence GTGAGGGAAGACGCGCCCTCCGCCGTGGGGCGAGGATCGCTGCGGCGTTTTTGGCGTACGGCCGCGGGTTTCGGAATCGGCGCGGGAAGCTGGCTGCCCTGGCTTCTCATCGGGGCGCTCGTCGTCTGCGTGATCGCCCAGTTGCTCGTCCAATACCGACTGAACATCTGGAACCGCGACTTCTTCGATGCGCTGGAGCAGCGCAACGGCTTGGAGATTCGGAACCAGACCTACCTCCTGCCGCAGTTCGCGGCCGCCAGCATCGCGCTGGCCGCCTTCGCGGTCTGGGCGCGCATGACCTTCCAGCGGCGGTGGCGCGGTTGGCTGACCAATCGCCTGCTCGAGCTCTGGCTCGACAACGACAACTGCCGTCGGCTCGATGCCGGCGCGGACGAACCGCAGCTGCCGGAGTACCGCATCGCCGAGGACGCACGCATCGCCACGGATGCGCCGATCGATCTGGTCACCGGACTCCTGTCGTCGGTCCTGACCGCGTCGACCTTCGTGGTCGTCCTCTGGACGATCGGCGGCAGCCTCCCGGTCGGTCCCCGCGAGCTGGGCTTCGAGTTGCCGGGGTACCTGGTTTTCGCCAGCGTTTTCTATGCAGCCCTGACGACGGGAATGATGATCCTCGTGGGGCGCCGGATGGCGCATGTCATCGAGCGGAAAAACCAGGCGGAATCGGAATTGAAGTTCGCCGTGGCCCGGCTCCGCGCGGCACAGGGCGACCAACGGGCACCTGGCGCGATCGCCCAGGCCGCGCCCGTGGGGTTCGCCTTGGAAGAGGTGTTGCGCACCTGGGCTTCGCTGTGCGGCCAGCATGTGCGGACGACGCTCGTCTCGCATGGCAACACGCTGCTCGCGCCGATCATCGGATTGATCCTCTGCGTACCGAAGTACATCGACCGATCCTTGTCGCTGGGGGAGGTGACACAGGCCGCGGCGGCGTTCGCGGCGGTCCAGATCGCCTTCAACTGGCTCGTCGACAACTATCCGAGACTGGCCGAATGGGCCTCGTCCGCCAGCCGCGTCGGCGTCCTGCTGCTGGCGATCGACCGGCTTGCGGTCCTGTATCCCCGTGCTGCAGGCCCTGCAGCTCCGCGACGGTAG
- the glk gene encoding glucokinase: MTCRLLADVGGTRTRFALLDGDRLGAIESVPTGAYSSAVDAFRHFLNGQAEGVVVEEAVIAVAGPVSGGRCKLTNASWVLESEQLQRLLSLRDVTLVNDLAALAWGVPNLTDGEVVTIGDGYCDPGSPVVLLAPGTGLGVACYIPGAEAPHVLSSEGGHATLAASDAAEASVVEFLRHRFDHVSAERVLSGSGLVNLHQALGGHEGGAEVLTPEEIVRGALQGDNPQAAKAVDMFCGFLGSFAGDLALLFGAKGGVLLGGGIGPRLVSVLQHSAFRAKFVRKGRFEPYATRIATRVIVRPEPTFLGLKVLATRSGA, from the coding sequence GTGACCTGCCGTCTCCTGGCTGACGTCGGCGGGACGCGCACCCGGTTCGCGCTTCTCGACGGCGACCGGCTGGGAGCCATCGAATCGGTGCCGACGGGCGCCTATTCGAGCGCCGTCGATGCGTTCCGTCACTTTCTCAACGGCCAGGCGGAGGGCGTCGTCGTCGAGGAGGCCGTGATCGCGGTGGCGGGTCCGGTCTCGGGTGGACGCTGCAAGCTCACGAACGCGTCCTGGGTGCTGGAGAGTGAGCAACTCCAGCGCCTCCTGTCGCTGCGCGACGTTACGCTCGTCAATGATCTCGCCGCTCTCGCCTGGGGTGTGCCGAACCTCACGGACGGCGAAGTCGTCACCATCGGCGACGGCTATTGCGATCCGGGCAGTCCGGTCGTCCTGCTGGCGCCCGGCACCGGACTGGGTGTGGCCTGCTATATTCCCGGCGCGGAAGCCCCGCATGTCCTGTCGAGCGAAGGCGGGCACGCGACCCTGGCTGCGAGCGATGCGGCTGAAGCCTCGGTGGTCGAATTCCTCCGCCATCGCTTCGATCACGTGTCCGCCGAGCGTGTGCTCTCGGGAAGCGGGCTGGTAAATCTCCATCAGGCGCTCGGTGGCCACGAGGGCGGCGCCGAGGTGCTCACCCCCGAGGAGATCGTTCGGGGTGCCCTGCAGGGTGACAACCCGCAGGCGGCCAAGGCGGTCGACATGTTCTGCGGCTTCCTCGGGTCGTTCGCCGGCGATCTGGCGCTTCTGTTCGGCGCCAAAGGCGGCGTCCTGCTTGGGGGCGGCATCGGGCCTCGCCTCGTTTCGGTGCTTCAGCACTCGGCGTTCCGGGCGAAGTTCGTTCGCAAGGGCCGATTCGAGCCCTACGCCACCCGGATCGCGACCCGAGTCATCGTCCGTCCGGAGCCGACCTTCCTCGGTCTCAAAGTCCTGGCGACGAGAAGCGGGGCGTGA
- a CDS encoding GH1 family beta-glucosidase, whose translation MTRATDPAARPTPSPMPRDPLRPGFVWGASTSSYQIEGAAREDGRGESVWDLFCRQPGRIQNGDTGDVACDHYHRYREDVALLRDLGVGAYRFSIAWPRVLPSGRGSPNEAGLAFYDRLVDSLLAAGIEPWVCLYHWDLPQALQEAGGWANRDCASWFADYARVVASRLGDRVKRFATFNEPSVFTLFGYAFGWHPPAVDDAASHHAAIHHVNLAHGMAIDVLRDYVIGASLGAIHNMQPARPVQATPEDRAAARMLDCYWNRAFADPQMLGAYPDAIASRMAPFCRDGDLERIHRPVDWLGINHYSPVYARADSASRLGFAWSDAPADAPRSPIGWQIDPAAFRDVLLDACDRYGLPIYVTENGAGAVELADASGAIDDRERIAYLAAYLEALEEATVLGADVRGYFVWSLLDNFEWGAGYSNRFGIVRVDYATQARTPKASARWYAARIASHRAKATA comes from the coding sequence ATGACCCGTGCCACCGACCCGGCCGCACGGCCGACGCCCTCCCCGATGCCGCGCGATCCGCTGCGCCCGGGTTTCGTCTGGGGCGCGTCGACCTCGTCGTACCAGATCGAGGGCGCTGCCCGGGAAGACGGCCGCGGCGAGAGCGTCTGGGACCTGTTCTGCCGCCAGCCGGGACGAATCCAGAATGGCGATACGGGCGACGTGGCCTGCGATCACTATCACCGGTATCGCGAAGACGTCGCCCTGCTGAGGGACCTCGGCGTCGGGGCCTACCGTTTCTCGATCGCGTGGCCGCGTGTCCTTCCGTCCGGCAGGGGGTCTCCGAACGAAGCGGGGCTCGCTTTCTACGATCGGCTCGTCGACAGTTTGCTGGCCGCCGGCATCGAGCCGTGGGTCTGCCTCTACCATTGGGACCTTCCGCAAGCCCTGCAGGAGGCGGGAGGCTGGGCCAACCGCGACTGCGCAAGCTGGTTCGCCGACTATGCGCGCGTCGTCGCGAGCCGCCTCGGCGATCGCGTCAAGCGTTTCGCGACCTTCAACGAACCGAGCGTTTTCACCCTCTTCGGCTATGCCTTCGGCTGGCACCCGCCGGCAGTGGACGATGCGGCCAGCCATCACGCGGCGATCCATCACGTCAACCTGGCGCACGGGATGGCCATCGACGTGCTGCGCGACTACGTGATCGGCGCGTCGCTGGGCGCCATCCACAACATGCAGCCGGCGCGTCCGGTGCAGGCGACGCCTGAAGACAGGGCAGCCGCGAGGATGCTCGACTGCTACTGGAATCGCGCGTTCGCGGATCCGCAGATGCTGGGCGCCTATCCAGATGCCATCGCGTCCCGCATGGCGCCGTTCTGCCGCGACGGCGACCTGGAGCGCATCCATCGCCCGGTCGACTGGCTGGGCATCAATCACTATTCGCCGGTCTATGCGCGGGCCGATTCCGCGTCGAGGCTGGGTTTCGCGTGGAGCGACGCGCCGGCCGACGCGCCGCGCTCGCCCATCGGATGGCAGATCGACCCCGCCGCCTTTCGCGACGTCCTGCTCGATGCCTGCGACCGCTACGGGTTGCCGATCTACGTCACCGAGAATGGCGCGGGCGCGGTCGAACTGGCGGATGCCTCCGGCGCCATCGACGACCGCGAGCGCATCGCGTATCTCGCGGCGTATCTCGAGGCGCTCGAAGAAGCGACCGTGCTCGGTGCGGACGTTCGAGGCTATTTCGTGTGGTCGCTGCTCGACAATTTCGAGTGGGGCGCCGGCTATTCGAACCGCTTCGGCATCGTCAGGGTGGATTACGCCACACAGGCGCGCACCCCCAAGGCGTCGGCCAGATGGTACGCGGCGCGAATCGCGTCGCACCGCGCGAAGGCGACGGCGTGA
- a CDS encoding zinc-binding dehydrogenase: MARMMAAVFAEPGRIVLESRPVPDVGPSDALVRISTTTICGTDVHILRGEYPVRKGLIVGHEPVGIVEKLGSQVKGYKEGQRVIAGAITPSGHSYACLCGQPSQDGPDTRHGFKPAGGWRFGNTIDGCQAEFVLVPDAMANLSPVPGNLSDEQVLMCPDIMSTGFAGAESGQVRIGDTVAVFALGPIGLCAALGARLMGATTVIGVDTVPARMAVARKLGIDHVIDFRKVDPVVAIRELTDGRGVDVAVEALGTQQTFENALRVLRPGGTLSSLGVYSGDLRIPLDAFTAGLGDNKIVTSLCPGGKERMRRLMAAVASGRANLEALVTHRFRLADIEMAYDLFAHQRDGVLKVAITP; this comes from the coding sequence ATGGCCAGGATGATGGCGGCCGTTTTTGCCGAACCGGGACGCATCGTCCTGGAATCACGCCCGGTACCTGACGTCGGGCCCTCCGATGCGCTGGTTCGCATCTCGACCACGACGATCTGCGGCACCGACGTTCATATTCTTCGCGGCGAGTATCCCGTCCGCAAGGGACTCATCGTCGGCCACGAGCCGGTCGGGATCGTCGAGAAGCTCGGCTCGCAGGTGAAGGGCTACAAGGAAGGCCAGCGCGTGATCGCCGGTGCGATCACGCCCAGCGGGCACAGTTATGCGTGCCTCTGCGGCCAGCCTTCGCAGGATGGACCCGATACGCGGCACGGTTTCAAGCCGGCGGGCGGCTGGCGCTTCGGCAATACGATCGACGGCTGCCAGGCGGAGTTCGTGCTGGTTCCGGACGCGATGGCCAACCTCTCGCCGGTGCCGGGCAATCTCAGCGACGAGCAGGTTCTGATGTGTCCCGACATCATGTCGACGGGGTTCGCCGGCGCCGAGAGCGGCCAGGTCCGGATCGGCGACACGGTGGCGGTGTTCGCCCTCGGGCCGATCGGGCTTTGCGCGGCGCTCGGGGCGCGGCTGATGGGCGCGACCACCGTGATCGGCGTCGATACCGTTCCGGCGCGGATGGCCGTCGCCCGCAAGCTCGGCATCGATCACGTAATCGACTTCCGCAAGGTCGATCCGGTCGTGGCGATCCGCGAGCTCACCGACGGGCGCGGCGTCGATGTCGCCGTCGAGGCGCTCGGCACCCAGCAGACCTTCGAGAACGCCCTGCGGGTGCTGCGTCCCGGCGGGACGCTGTCGAGTCTCGGTGTCTATTCGGGCGACCTCCGCATTCCGCTCGACGCCTTTACTGCCGGACTGGGCGACAACAAGATCGTCACGTCCCTCTGCCCGGGCGGCAAGGAACGCATGCGCCGCCTGATGGCTGCGGTCGCTTCGGGCCGTGCGAATCTGGAGGCGCTGGTCACGCACCGGTTCAGGCTCGCCGACATCGAGATGGCCTACGACCTCTTCGCCCATCAGCGCGACGGCGTGCTGAAAGTGGCGATCACGCCGTGA
- a CDS encoding NRAMP family divalent metal transporter: MPRASSTDRPAPRPAGRIGPGIVTGAADDDPSGIATYSQAGAQAGFGLLWTVVLTWPLMVAVQSVSARIGRVTGRGLAANLCRVFPRPLVLLAVALLFVANTVNIGADLSAMGAAVNMLLPWDRHGYTLGFAAVSLLAIVFVPYSRYVGFLKWLTFSLLAYAGIVFTVRLDWAAVATGSLVPAFDLDGRTLMLVVAVLGTTIAPYLFFWQTSQEVEDEEADPGAAPLIVSSDHAGREIARINRETAVGMAVSNLVAFFIMLTTAATLHAAGITDIQSTEQAAAALRPIAGEATFLLFSLGIVGTGMLAVPVLAGSAAYAFGEVLGWTTGLENRPRDALPFYAIIAAAIGIGLAVDYLALDPIKALVWSAVLNGVIVVPFIAAIMVVASRRDIMGAFVASWWQRVLGWFTFAVMGAASVAMFVLM, translated from the coding sequence ATGCCGCGCGCTTCATCGACGGATCGACCCGCGCCGCGGCCGGCAGGCCGGATCGGACCCGGTATCGTGACCGGCGCCGCCGACGACGATCCGAGCGGTATCGCGACCTACTCGCAGGCCGGGGCCCAGGCCGGGTTCGGCCTGCTCTGGACGGTCGTCCTCACCTGGCCCCTGATGGTGGCGGTCCAGTCGGTCAGCGCCCGTATTGGCCGGGTCACCGGGCGGGGACTCGCGGCCAATCTGTGCCGGGTGTTTCCACGCCCGCTCGTGTTGCTGGCGGTCGCCCTGCTGTTCGTGGCCAACACCGTCAACATCGGCGCGGACCTGTCGGCGATGGGCGCTGCCGTGAACATGCTCCTGCCGTGGGACCGGCATGGCTACACGCTGGGCTTTGCCGCCGTCTCGCTGCTGGCGATCGTGTTCGTCCCCTACAGCCGCTATGTCGGCTTCCTGAAATGGCTGACCTTCTCGCTGCTGGCCTATGCCGGAATCGTGTTCACGGTTCGGCTCGACTGGGCCGCAGTGGCGACCGGTTCCCTGGTGCCGGCCTTTGATCTCGACGGCCGGACGCTGATGCTGGTCGTGGCGGTGCTGGGCACGACGATCGCACCGTACCTGTTCTTCTGGCAGACATCGCAGGAAGTCGAGGACGAGGAAGCCGACCCCGGAGCGGCGCCCCTGATCGTATCTTCCGATCACGCCGGGCGTGAAATCGCCCGCATCAACCGCGAGACCGCCGTCGGCATGGCGGTGTCGAACCTCGTCGCCTTCTTCATCATGTTGACGACCGCCGCGACCCTCCATGCGGCCGGCATCACGGATATCCAGAGCACTGAGCAGGCCGCGGCGGCGCTGCGGCCGATTGCCGGCGAGGCAACGTTCCTGCTGTTCAGCCTGGGCATCGTCGGGACGGGGATGCTGGCGGTGCCGGTGCTGGCCGGATCGGCTGCCTACGCTTTCGGCGAGGTGCTCGGCTGGACCACGGGGCTCGAAAACCGTCCGCGCGATGCGCTCCCATTCTACGCAATCATTGCCGCGGCGATCGGGATCGGCCTCGCGGTCGACTATCTCGCCCTCGATCCCATCAAGGCGCTGGTCTGGTCGGCGGTGTTGAACGGCGTGATCGTGGTCCCGTTCATCGCCGCCATCATGGTCGTCGCGTCGAGACGCGACATCATGGGAGCGTTCGTTGCGAGCTGGTGGCAGCGCGTGCTCGGATGGTTCACCTTCGCGGTGATGGGTGCCGCCTCGGTGGCCATGTTCGTCCTGATGTAG